In Apium graveolens cultivar Ventura chromosome 10, ASM990537v1, whole genome shotgun sequence, the following are encoded in one genomic region:
- the LOC141691281 gene encoding uncharacterized protein LOC141691281, giving the protein MGNKCSYGFVLRDDQGDFIAGGGGRLLGALDPRTAEALAFREALSWIKNKGCQNVYMELDCLSVVEAIRCKASDEPYFGTVIEDFLDLLKDLRSSFVYFVRRSANSVAHAIDRASSSMFGHEEWSCVPSFLIDVIAKDFEFLMKNFSLVFERN; this is encoded by the coding sequence ATGGGTAACAAATGCTCATACGGTTTTGTTCTGAGAGATGATCAAGGTGATTTTATTGCTGGTGGTGGTGGTCGTTTGTTGGGTGCCCTTGATCCCCGGACTGCTGAAGCTCTGGCGTTTAGAGAAGCTCTGTCTTGGATTAAGAACAAAGGATGTCAAAATGTTTATATGGAACTTGATTGTCTATCTGTAGTCGAGGCAATTCGATGTAAGGCTTCAGATGAACCTTACTTCGGGACTGTAATAGAAGATTTCTTGGATTTGTTAAAGGACTTGAGGTCCTCCTTTGTCTATTTTGTTAGGAGATCAGCGAATTCAGTGGCTCATGCTATTGATAGGGCGTCTAGTTCTATGTTTGGTCATGAAGAGTGGAGTTGTGTTCCCTCTTTTCTTATCGATGTAATTGCCAAGGACTTTGAGTTCCTAATGAAAAATTTCTCTTTGGTTTTCGAAAGAAATTAA